Proteins found in one Triticum aestivum cultivar Chinese Spring chromosome 4D, IWGSC CS RefSeq v2.1, whole genome shotgun sequence genomic segment:
- the LOC123097655 gene encoding translation initiation factor IF-2 isoform X1 has protein sequence MTAAPPAAPRRLAAVQEVPDAATAGHRLLAPRAHPRPPHLPQPPAAPAPLATIQEVPSPPFKWSWQDDGYDHRGGRGSPPPRYDRGGGRGGYDDDRHHGRHRASDWPDSRFGAPNDGPGNTQRFSSSRT, from the exons ATGACCGCCGCACCTCCCGCAGCCCCCCGCCGACTCGCCGCTGTCCAGGAGGTCCctgacgccgccaccgccggccatcGGCTCCTCGCGCCCCGAGCGCATCCGCGACCACCGCACCTCCCGCAGCCCCCCGCCGCGCCGGCGCCACTCGCCACCATCCAGGAGGTCCCGTCGCCGCCCTTCAAGTGGTCCTGGCAGGACGATGGGTACGACCACCGAGGAGGCCGCGGCAGCCCCCCACCACG gtacgaccgaggaggaggcagaggtgggTATGATGATGACCGGCACCACGGCAGGCATCGTGCTTCAG ATTGGCCTGATTCTAGATTTGGGGCACCGAATGATGGTCCTGGGAATACCCAAAG GTTTTCATCGAGTCGGACATGA
- the LOC123097655 gene encoding translation initiation factor IF-2 isoform X2, which yields MTAAPPAAPRRLAAVQEVPDAATAGHRLLAPRAHPRPPHLPQPPAAPAPLATIQEVPSPPFKWSWQDDGYDHRGGRGSPPPRYDRGGGRGGYDDDRHHGRHRASGFHRVGHDSIFKV from the exons ATGACCGCCGCACCTCCCGCAGCCCCCCGCCGACTCGCCGCTGTCCAGGAGGTCCctgacgccgccaccgccggccatcGGCTCCTCGCGCCCCGAGCGCATCCGCGACCACCGCACCTCCCGCAGCCCCCCGCCGCGCCGGCGCCACTCGCCACCATCCAGGAGGTCCCGTCGCCGCCCTTCAAGTGGTCCTGGCAGGACGATGGGTACGACCACCGAGGAGGCCGCGGCAGCCCCCCACCACG gtacgaccgaggaggaggcagaggtgggTATGATGATGACCGGCACCACGGCAGGCATCGTGCTTCAG GTTTTCATCGAGTCGGACATGATTCCATTTTTAAAGTGTAG